TTGCGCTTCCTGGTTCGTTCTTGCACGTTCCCGGGCGGTATACGCTTCTGATAACGTGGGGTCCCGTTCGATCGCCCGGTCAAAATCCGCTATCGCTTGCTCGTACTGCTCCAGGGCCTCATACGCAAGCCCGCGATGGTAATATGCTTCACCGTACGCGGGATAAAGCGCGATAACCGCGGTGAAATCGTCAATCGCCGGTTCGTACTGTGCGGTGGCTTTATACGCAAGTCCGCGATTATAATATGCTTCACCGTATTCAGGATCCAGCCCGATCGCGGTAGTGAAATCCTCGATCGCACGTTCGTACTGCTGTAAGTTACCATACGCATTGCCTCGATGGTAATATGCTTCAGCATACGTGGGATAGAGCGCGATAACCGCGGTGAAATCGTCAATCGCCTGTTCGTACTGGTTCAAGGAATCATACACCAGTCCGCGATTATAATATGCTTCACCGTATTCAGGATCCAGCCCGATCGCGGTAGTCAAATCCTCAAGCGCGCGTTCGTACTGCTGCACGTTACCATACGTAATGCCACGATGGTAATATGCGGGTGCGTACGCAGGATCCAGCTCGATCGCGGTATTAAAACACGCAAGAGCGTTCTCGTAGTCACCGAGCAGCCCATATTCCAAACCGCGCTCGTTCCATTCTTCCGCGGTCTCTGCGGCAACGAGCGGCAGGAACAGACAAATGCCGATCACCACACCCAGCAGAAGAGCCCGTGAT
This DNA window, taken from Methanomicrobia archaeon, encodes the following:
- a CDS encoding tetratricopeptide repeat protein; the protein is MQRTTVSRALLLGVVIGICLFLPLVAAETAEEWNERGLEYGLLGDYENALACFNTAIELDPAYAPAYYHRGITYGNVQQYERALEDLTTAIGLDPEYGEAYYNRGLVYDSLNQYEQAIDDFTAVIALYPTYAEAYYHRGNAYGNLQQYERAIEDFTTAIGLDPEYGEAYYNRGLAYKATAQYEPAIDDFTAVIALYPAYGEAYYHRGLAYEALEQYEQAIADFDRAIERDPTLSEAYTARERARTNQEAQKKLGDAGFELLLALAGLLAVAVFRVRN